A region from the Aegilops tauschii subsp. strangulata cultivar AL8/78 chromosome 5, Aet v6.0, whole genome shotgun sequence genome encodes:
- the LOC109752991 gene encoding rust resistance kinase Lr10: MTKFLSIAIVIAFLLSHGIDMATASTVWGDQDFFKQCPWSRCSKNGPEIRFPLQLESSNSSCGATCVKIECSGQDTVLLHPFLGPFNVTAIDYSRATLSIAPLVQACHKVQKLISQSVPANSSHQCSLYGEPGKLLGCSREIPPIHNFMASPFSCLSNATHFSYLVNAKQPVYVLPLNCRVISDVVIPILGSPELWQLEEEAQRFYEMKVCWYTGSSSVAFNCTQCEQDGRPCAFSSQRNQTFCVPHPHGSHVKIIAATSSGVAFVVLVLTVATALYLSLKTRYNREIHLKVEMFLNTHGKSKATRYTFSEVKKMARRFKVNLGRGGYGSVYKGKLPNGVPVAVKMLENSIGEGQEFINEVATIGLIHHTNIVRLLGFCYEGTRRALIYEFMPNESLEKYIFSRDSNIFQTLLVPEKMLDIALGIARGMEYLHQGCNQRILHFDIKPHNILLDYNFNLKISDFGLAKLCARDQSIVTLTAARGTMVYIAPELYSRNFGGISHKSDVYSFGMLVLEMVSGRRNSDPRTERQNEVYLPECIYEEVIAGQDLALTGDTAEEEKEKVRKLATVALWCIQWNPKNRPSMTKVVNMLTGRFQNLQMPPRPYVPSENHAMP; this comes from the exons ATGACTAAATTTCTTTCCATAGCCATCGTCATAGCTTTTCTTCTCAGCCATGGAATCGACATGGCCACAGCTTCAACAGTTTGGGGTGACCAAGATTTCTTCAAACAGTGCCCATGGTCCCGGTGCAGCAAAAATGGACCTGAGATCCGGTTTCCGCTCCAACTTGAATCCAGCAATTCATCATGTGGAGCAACATGCGTGAAGATAGAATGCTCTGGCCAAGACACTGTCCTACTTCACCCATTTCTTGGCCCATTCAATGTCACTGCCATAGATTATAGCCGTGCCACACTTAGCATCGCCCCGCTTGTGCAAGCGTGCCATAAAGTTCAGAAGTTGATCTCGCAAAGTGTACCAGCCAACTCCAGCCATCAGTGTAGTCTCTACGGTGAACCAGGAAAGCTTTTAGGCTGTTCAAGGGAGATCCCGCCAATTCACAATTTTATGGCTAGCCCATTCTCCTGCCTTAGCAACGCAACCCACTTCTCATATTTGGTGAATGCTAAACAACCCGTGTATGTTCTTCCATTGAACTGCAGAGTCATCTCAGATGTTGTCATTCCGATATTAGGTAGCCCAGAGCTTTGGCAGCTGGAAGAAGAGGCCCAGAGATTTTATGAGATGAAAGTCTGCTGGTATACAGGGTCATCATCCGTTGCCTTCAACTGCACACAGTGCGAACAAGATGGGCGACCCTGCGCATTCAGCTCACAAAGGAATCAAACATTTTGTGTGCCTCATCCTCACG GTTCACATGTCAAAATCATTGCAG CTACATCATCAGGGGTTGCCTTTGTTGTTCTTGTGTTGACGGTGGCTACCGCACTCTATCTTTCACTGAAGACGAGATATAACAGAGAGATACATTTGAAGGTTGAAATGTTTCTCAATACACATGGAAAATCAAAAGCCACAAGGTACACTTTCTCTGAAGTTAAGAAGATGGCGAGACGGTTCAAGGTTAACTTAGGACGTGGTGGATATGGAAGTGTATACAAAGGCAAGCTACCAAATGGAGTTCCTGTAGCTGTCAAGATGCTAGAGAACTCTATAGGAGAGGGACAGGAATTCATCAATGAAGTTGCAACTATTGGACTAATCCACCATACAAATATTGTCCGCCTCCTGGGATTTTGCTATGAAGGAACAAGACGGGCTCTTATTTATGAATTCATGCCAAACGAGTCATTGGAGAAATACATATTCTCTCGTGACTCTAATATTTTTCAGACTCTCCTAGTACCTGAAAAAATGCTAGACATTGCTTTGGGCATTGCACGAGGAATGGAATATCTACATCAAGGATGCAACCAGCGCATCCTCCACTTTGACATCAAGCCTCACAACATCTTGCTGGACTACAACTTCAATCTGAAGATTTCAGATTTTGGCCTAGCAAAGCTGTGTGCCAGGGACCAAAGCATCGTTACATTAACTGCAGCAAGAGGCACAATGGTCTATATTGCACCGGAGCTATATTCCCGGAACTTTGGGGGCATATCTCACAAGTCAGACGTATACAGTTTCGGCATGCTGGTGTTGGAGATGGTGAGTGGTAGGAGGAACTCAGACCCAAGGACCGAGAGGCAGAACGAGGTATACCTCCCGGAATGCATCTATGAGGAAGTTATCGCTGGCCAGGACTTGGCGCTTACAGGGGACACGGcagaagaagagaaagaaaagGTTAGAAAACTAGCCACAGTGGCACTGTGGTGCATCCAGTGGAACCCAAAGAACCGTCCCTCGATGACAAAGGTGGTAAACATGTTGACAGGGAGGTTCCAGAATCTACAGATGCCCCCAAGGCCTTATGTCCCATCCGAAAATCATGCTATGCCTTAA